From the Salinimicrobium tongyeongense genome, one window contains:
- a CDS encoding FAD-binding and (Fe-S)-binding domain-containing protein yields MDKKLQRLQKDLKGKLYHDALWRRIFATDASVYRTIPLAVAYPKNVEDIKKLISFASDNNTSLIPRTAGTSLAGQCVGEGIVVDVSKCFTSILELDTESRTVKVQPGVIRDDLNRYLKPHNLFFGPNTSTSNRCMIGGMVGNNSSGTTSIKYGTTRDKLLEMKVLLSDGSEAVFSEISSEEFQKKMELNSMEGEIYRKLYDELKSEAVQEQIKGGFPKPEIHRRNTGYAVDELLTARVFGGSEDKINMCKLLCGSEGTLAFTTEITLQLDVLPPSQAVMIAAHFDSLEKCLQAVVPAMQHSLFTCEMMDKVILDCTRNSIKYRENRFFIEGDPAAILMLEIRSASEEELTNRTAELLKTLTDSGLAYAMPVLRNETIELALELRKAGLGLLGNIVGDRKAVACIEDTAVAVEDLAEYISEFSELMLNYGQDAVYYAHAGAGELHLRPILNLKKEDDVRLFRKITEDVAALVKKYGGSMSGEHGDGRVRAEFIQFMIGEENYALLKRVKNIFDPKNIFNPGKIIDAPPMDESLRYEPGRKEPEIETIMDFSDSQGILRGAENCNGSGDCRKPAEAGGTMCPSYRATRNEKDTTRARANALREFLTNSDKPNRFDHKELKEVLDLCISCKGCKSECPSNVDMAAYKAEFQYQYNSTNGSSLRSKAFAFNAALNKKTWRFSPFSNLVFSNALTGGIIKKSMGIAPQRRLPALSRQTLTSYYKKNERKLSTPIKKVYLFNDEFTNYLDSEVGMAAIKLLEGLNYEVKIVEHPESGRGFISKGFLKEAKEVANKNISVFKDLISEDSPLLGLEPSAILSFRDEYLRLADDKEAALRLSKNAFLLEEFFKKEVLAGNITANSFSSEKKRIKLHGHCHQKALAGVENTFVMLNLPKNFEVTVIPSGCCGMAGSFGYEKEHYEVSMQIGEQTLFPAVRKASAETVIAAPGTSCRHQIYDGTGKKAIHPVVIMAEALK; encoded by the coding sequence ATGGATAAAAAACTTCAGAGGCTTCAAAAAGACTTGAAGGGCAAACTCTACCATGATGCGCTTTGGCGCAGGATTTTTGCAACAGATGCTTCGGTTTACCGCACTATCCCTTTGGCGGTAGCTTACCCTAAAAATGTAGAGGATATTAAAAAGCTAATATCCTTTGCCAGTGATAACAATACGTCTCTCATTCCGCGTACGGCCGGTACTTCTCTGGCCGGGCAGTGTGTAGGGGAAGGAATTGTGGTAGATGTTTCCAAATGTTTTACCTCTATCCTCGAACTCGATACAGAAAGTAGAACAGTTAAGGTGCAGCCGGGGGTGATTCGCGACGATCTTAACAGGTACCTCAAACCTCACAATCTTTTCTTTGGCCCCAACACTTCTACTTCCAATCGCTGTATGATAGGCGGGATGGTAGGAAATAATTCCAGTGGCACCACTTCTATCAAATACGGCACCACGCGAGATAAGCTGTTGGAAATGAAAGTACTGCTCAGCGATGGCTCAGAGGCTGTTTTTTCTGAAATTTCTTCGGAAGAATTCCAAAAAAAAATGGAACTAAATTCCATGGAAGGGGAGATTTACCGAAAGCTTTACGACGAATTAAAATCTGAAGCCGTTCAGGAACAAATAAAAGGCGGATTTCCAAAACCTGAAATCCACCGCCGCAATACCGGTTATGCAGTTGACGAATTGCTTACAGCCAGAGTTTTCGGTGGAAGTGAGGATAAGATCAATATGTGTAAACTGTTGTGCGGAAGTGAAGGTACGCTTGCTTTTACCACCGAGATCACTCTACAGCTTGACGTCCTGCCGCCTTCACAGGCAGTGATGATCGCCGCACATTTTGATTCGCTAGAGAAATGTTTGCAGGCGGTGGTGCCGGCCATGCAGCACTCGCTCTTTACCTGCGAGATGATGGACAAGGTGATCCTGGATTGTACCCGAAACAGCATCAAATACAGGGAAAACCGCTTTTTTATAGAAGGTGATCCGGCTGCTATTTTGATGCTTGAAATACGGTCAGCTTCCGAAGAAGAATTGACAAACCGCACTGCAGAACTCTTAAAAACCCTAACCGATTCAGGCTTAGCTTATGCAATGCCCGTGCTTCGGAATGAAACTATAGAGCTTGCGCTGGAATTGAGAAAAGCCGGCCTCGGATTGCTTGGTAATATTGTGGGCGACCGCAAAGCCGTGGCCTGTATTGAAGATACCGCCGTGGCCGTTGAAGATCTGGCAGAATACATTTCAGAATTTTCGGAGTTAATGCTCAATTACGGGCAGGATGCGGTGTATTATGCCCATGCCGGGGCCGGGGAACTGCACCTGCGGCCTATCCTCAACCTCAAAAAAGAGGATGATGTGCGGCTCTTCAGAAAAATTACTGAAGATGTGGCCGCCCTGGTGAAAAAGTACGGTGGCTCAATGAGTGGGGAACACGGAGACGGAAGGGTTCGTGCCGAATTTATTCAGTTTATGATAGGAGAGGAGAACTATGCCCTCTTAAAAAGGGTAAAAAACATCTTCGACCCAAAGAACATTTTCAATCCGGGGAAAATTATTGATGCCCCTCCCATGGATGAGAGCCTGCGCTATGAACCGGGCCGAAAAGAGCCGGAAATTGAAACTATAATGGACTTTTCCGATTCTCAGGGGATCTTGCGAGGTGCCGAAAATTGTAACGGAAGCGGCGATTGCCGCAAACCAGCCGAAGCCGGTGGTACCATGTGCCCCAGTTACCGCGCTACCCGTAATGAAAAGGATACTACCCGCGCCCGCGCCAATGCTTTGAGGGAATTTTTGACAAATTCTGATAAGCCCAACCGCTTTGATCATAAAGAACTCAAAGAAGTGCTCGACCTTTGCATAAGCTGTAAAGGCTGTAAAAGTGAGTGCCCTTCAAACGTTGATATGGCTGCTTACAAGGCCGAATTTCAGTACCAGTACAACAGCACCAACGGCAGTTCGCTGCGTTCAAAAGCCTTTGCATTTAATGCCGCCCTCAACAAAAAAACCTGGCGATTTTCCCCTTTTTCGAACCTTGTGTTTTCAAATGCTCTTACGGGCGGTATTATTAAAAAATCAATGGGTATCGCGCCACAGCGCCGTTTGCCTGCGCTTTCCCGCCAAACGCTTACATCCTACTACAAAAAGAATGAACGCAAACTTAGTACGCCCATAAAAAAAGTGTATCTCTTCAACGATGAGTTTACCAATTATCTCGATTCTGAAGTGGGAATGGCGGCAATAAAACTCCTTGAAGGGCTTAACTATGAGGTGAAAATCGTAGAACATCCTGAAAGTGGCCGCGGATTTATCTCAAAAGGATTTTTAAAGGAGGCTAAAGAAGTAGCCAACAAAAATATTTCAGTATTTAAAGACCTTATTTCTGAAGACAGTCCGTTACTTGGGCTGGAACCTTCAGCAATTCTGAGTTTCAGGGACGAATATTTGAGGCTGGCCGATGATAAGGAAGCTGCCCTCAGGCTATCCAAAAATGCCTTTTTACTCGAAGAATTTTTTAAGAAAGAGGTACTGGCCGGAAATATCACTGCCAATTCCTTTTCTTCGGAAAAGAAGCGTATCAAATTGCATGGCCATTGCCACCAGAAGGCTTTGGCAGGCGTTGAAAACACCTTTGTGATGCTCAACCTTCCGAAGAATTTTGAGGTTACCGTAATTCCTTCAGGATGTTGCGGT
- the bshA gene encoding N-acetyl-alpha-D-glucosaminyl L-malate synthase BshA: MKIAIVCYPTFGGSGVVATELGMALSRRGHEIHFITYKQPVRLEQLSHNIHFHEVNVPEYPLFHYQPYELALSSKLVDMVKLHKIEVLHVHYAIPHAYAGYMAKKMLEEEGIYLPMVTTLHGTDITLVGNHPFYKPAVTFSINSSDVVTSVSQSLKADTLRLFNVKREINVVPNFIDTTKYTQSISNCQRNMLAQSDERIITHVSNLRKVKRIRDVIMIFYEIQKNLKSKLIMVGQGPEREMAEELVHDLGLEEKVLFLGESHEIDQVFSYSDLFLLPSEKESFGLAALEAMVNGVPVISTNTGGLPEVNRQGFSGYLSDVGEVSEMAANALHILKDDETLRKFKENARKQAFIFDVYSVVPLYEDLYRKALEITPKEKASKN, from the coding sequence ATGAAAATAGCCATTGTTTGTTACCCCACTTTTGGGGGAAGTGGTGTGGTAGCTACCGAATTGGGGATGGCGCTGTCTCGCAGGGGGCACGAAATCCACTTTATTACCTATAAGCAGCCGGTAAGGCTTGAACAGCTTTCGCACAACATACATTTTCATGAGGTCAATGTGCCCGAGTATCCTCTTTTTCATTACCAGCCTTATGAACTTGCCTTAAGCAGCAAGCTGGTAGATATGGTAAAACTTCATAAAATTGAAGTGCTGCATGTGCATTATGCCATTCCCCATGCTTATGCCGGTTATATGGCCAAAAAGATGCTTGAAGAAGAAGGGATTTACCTGCCAATGGTCACCACCCTGCATGGAACCGATATTACCCTGGTGGGTAACCACCCGTTCTACAAACCTGCAGTTACCTTTAGCATTAACAGTAGTGACGTGGTGACATCGGTATCTCAAAGTCTAAAAGCCGACACGCTGCGGCTATTCAATGTGAAACGGGAGATCAATGTGGTCCCTAATTTTATTGATACCACAAAATACACCCAGTCTATTAGCAACTGTCAGAGAAATATGCTTGCCCAAAGTGATGAGAGGATCATTACTCATGTGAGTAATCTTCGGAAAGTGAAGCGGATAAGGGATGTCATTATGATCTTCTACGAAATTCAGAAGAACCTAAAATCGAAGCTTATAATGGTAGGGCAGGGGCCCGAAAGAGAAATGGCCGAAGAGCTGGTACACGATTTGGGGCTGGAAGAAAAAGTGCTGTTTTTGGGAGAATCTCACGAAATTGACCAGGTGTTTAGTTATTCCGATCTCTTTCTCTTGCCTTCAGAAAAAGAGAGCTTTGGTCTTGCTGCCCTTGAAGCTATGGTCAACGGTGTTCCGGTAATTTCTACCAATACGGGTGGCCTTCCTGAGGTTAACAGGCAGGGCTTTTCAGGATATTTAAGCGATGTGGGAGAGGTTTCAGAAATGGCTGCGAACGCCCTTCATATTTTAAAAGACGATGAGACCCTGAGAAAATTCAAGGAAAATGCCCGGAAGCAGGCTTTCATTTTTGATGTGTATTCGGTGGTTCCGTTATATGAAGATCTATATAGAAAAGCTCTGGAAATTACTCCAAAAGAAAAGGCTTCCAAAAATTAA
- a CDS encoding glycoside hydrolase family 3 N-terminal domain-containing protein: MNFSIRKFSGLFLALGFICQISYSQSRPLIAEDVEQQRQWVDSIYNAMSLQEKVGQLFMIDVFSSDPESRIEKARELVAQQHVGGVIFSKGGPKRQVKLQNELQEISRIPLLIGMDAEWGLAMRLDSTYAFPWNMTLGGLRDESLITEVGASIAKHSKRMGVHMNFAPVVDINTNPKNPIIGNRSFGEDKNNVASKSIAFIKGMQREGVLGSAKHFPGHGDTERDSHKTLPTIDFSKDRIFREELFPYRKLISEGLGSIMVAHLNVPSLEERSDFPSSLSHEIVTGILKEELGFNGLIITDALNMKGVANFDEPGEIELAAFLAGNDILLFSEDVPKASEMIIEAFNKGLITEERLKHSVRKILFAKYKAGLHNYEAVDPTYIIDDLNSIRNEVLAHKLYENAMTVIKNDRSLIPIRDLETSKIAYVHFGEDPGNAFFEQLNRYAQVDSVSAEKLNELLDRLESYNQVIIGYHQSSASPWSGFKMNDKQQTWLYEIARKNRVILNVFTSPYALLDLRTTGNFEAIQVAYQNTQLAQQKAAQVIFGALEAKGKLPVSAGNNFPVGTGYKTGSLNRLSYGVPEQVGMNSYKLRKIDQLVDKAIDEKMTPGLQVLVARKGKVIYERNAGYHTYDNEIPVKASDVYDLASLTKILASLPLLMELVDQDEIDLDTTLGEMLPYFRGSNKEDITILQMLSHYARLQSWIPFHRMTIDEKTKRPDVKFIRSKQDRGFGIQIAEEMYVRNDIRDSVLKVIRDSPLERKRAYKYSDLPFYLLKFYLEDIYGTSLEYLTQDHFYRSLGAHNTTYLPLQKFSKDRIVPTEDDNFWRKQLLQGYVHDEGAALLGGIGGQAGLYSNANDVAKIMQMYLNGGRYGGKIYFDQETVDKFNTCYYCEDDVRRGVGFDKPQLDNYGPTCGCVSMTSFGHSGFTGTFTWADPDEEIVYVFLANRIHPSVQNNKLTRESIRSNIQELIYEAIDR, encoded by the coding sequence ATGAATTTTAGTATCCGCAAATTTTCAGGGCTTTTTCTGGCCCTTGGCTTTATTTGCCAAATTTCCTATTCCCAAAGTCGGCCTTTAATTGCTGAAGATGTAGAGCAGCAGCGGCAATGGGTAGACAGCATTTATAACGCCATGTCGTTACAGGAAAAAGTGGGGCAGCTTTTTATGATTGATGTGTTCTCTTCAGACCCTGAATCAAGAATTGAAAAAGCGAGAGAACTGGTGGCGCAGCAGCATGTTGGAGGAGTCATTTTCTCAAAAGGCGGCCCTAAAAGGCAGGTAAAGCTTCAGAATGAACTTCAGGAAATTTCCAGAATCCCCCTGCTTATTGGTATGGATGCCGAATGGGGGTTGGCAATGCGGCTTGATTCTACTTATGCCTTTCCGTGGAATATGACCCTGGGAGGATTAAGAGATGAGAGTTTAATAACCGAAGTGGGCGCGAGTATAGCAAAACACTCCAAAAGAATGGGGGTGCACATGAACTTTGCGCCGGTTGTGGATATTAATACCAACCCCAAAAACCCTATTATTGGCAACAGGTCTTTTGGTGAGGATAAAAATAATGTTGCCAGTAAATCTATTGCTTTCATAAAAGGTATGCAAAGGGAAGGGGTGCTTGGAAGCGCCAAACACTTTCCGGGGCATGGCGATACCGAAAGGGATTCTCATAAAACCCTGCCTACTATAGATTTCTCTAAAGACAGGATCTTTAGGGAGGAACTGTTTCCTTACCGAAAATTGATTTCTGAAGGCCTTGGAAGTATCATGGTGGCCCATCTTAACGTTCCCAGTCTTGAAGAACGCAGCGACTTTCCGTCAAGTTTGTCGCATGAAATTGTTACGGGAATTCTCAAAGAAGAATTGGGTTTTAACGGACTTATCATTACTGACGCGCTCAACATGAAGGGGGTGGCCAATTTTGATGAGCCGGGAGAAATAGAACTGGCGGCCTTTTTAGCGGGTAATGATATTTTACTTTTTTCAGAAGATGTGCCCAAAGCTTCAGAAATGATCATAGAGGCTTTTAATAAAGGATTAATTACTGAAGAGCGCCTGAAGCATTCGGTAAGAAAGATACTTTTTGCCAAATACAAGGCTGGCCTGCACAACTATGAGGCTGTAGACCCTACATACATCATTGATGACCTTAACAGCATCCGCAATGAGGTGCTGGCGCATAAGTTGTATGAAAATGCAATGACGGTGATCAAGAATGACCGGTCGCTCATCCCAATTCGTGACCTGGAGACCAGCAAGATTGCCTATGTTCATTTTGGAGAAGACCCCGGAAATGCCTTTTTTGAGCAGTTAAACCGCTATGCGCAGGTAGATTCGGTTTCCGCAGAAAAACTGAATGAACTGCTTGACAGGCTTGAATCTTATAACCAGGTGATTATTGGTTACCACCAGTCTTCGGCATCACCCTGGAGCGGATTCAAAATGAATGACAAACAGCAAACTTGGTTGTATGAGATTGCGAGGAAGAACAGGGTGATCCTTAATGTTTTTACGAGTCCGTATGCTTTGCTGGATTTGCGAACCACCGGGAATTTTGAAGCCATTCAGGTGGCATATCAAAACACTCAACTTGCGCAGCAAAAGGCAGCGCAGGTGATTTTTGGAGCTTTGGAGGCTAAAGGAAAGCTGCCGGTAAGTGCCGGGAATAATTTTCCTGTTGGTACCGGCTACAAAACAGGCAGCCTTAACCGGCTGTCTTATGGGGTGCCAGAGCAGGTGGGAATGAATTCATATAAGTTAAGAAAGATTGACCAGCTTGTAGATAAGGCAATAGATGAAAAAATGACCCCCGGCCTGCAGGTGCTCGTAGCGCGAAAAGGTAAGGTCATTTACGAAAGGAATGCTGGCTATCACACCTATGATAATGAAATTCCTGTAAAAGCTTCAGATGTTTACGATCTTGCTTCGCTTACAAAAATACTGGCCAGCCTTCCGCTTTTAATGGAGCTGGTAGACCAGGATGAGATTGACCTCGATACGACTTTAGGGGAGATGCTGCCTTATTTCCGCGGCAGCAATAAAGAGGATATTACGATTTTGCAAATGTTGTCGCATTATGCCCGGCTCCAAAGCTGGATCCCGTTTCACCGAATGACCATAGATGAGAAGACTAAGCGGCCCGATGTGAAATTTATACGCAGTAAACAGGATAGAGGCTTCGGAATTCAAATTGCCGAAGAAATGTATGTAAGAAATGACATAAGGGATTCGGTGCTTAAAGTCATCAGGGATAGTCCGCTAGAGCGAAAAAGGGCATATAAGTACAGTGACCTTCCGTTTTATTTACTGAAGTTTTACCTCGAAGATATTTACGGCACTTCCCTCGAATATCTTACCCAAGACCATTTTTACCGATCTCTGGGAGCGCATAATACTACCTATTTACCTCTTCAGAAGTTTTCAAAAGACCGTATTGTTCCCACCGAAGATGACAATTTTTGGAGAAAACAGCTTTTGCAGGGCTATGTGCACGATGAAGGTGCGGCGCTGTTGGGAGGAATTGGAGGCCAGGCAGGCTTGTATTCTAATGCCAATGATGTGGCCAAGATCATGCAAATGTACCTGAATGGCGGCAGGTATGGTGGGAAAATATATTTTGACCAGGAAACTGTAGATAAGTTTAATACCTGCTACTACTGTGAGGATGACGTGCGTAGAGGGGTGGGCTTTGACAAACCACAGCTGGACAATTATGGCCCTACCTGCGGTTGTGTTTCAATGACCAGCTTTGGGCACAGCGGATTTACCGGAACTTTTACCTGGGCAGACCCCGATGAAGAAATAGTTTACGTATTTTTAGCGAATAGAATTCATCCCTCAGTTCAGAACAACAAATTGACCAGGGAGAGCATTAGATCAAATATCCAGGAACTCATTTACGAAGCCATAGATCGTTAA
- a CDS encoding ABC transporter ATPase, with product MFVPFDTLPESSRVWIYQANRSFTEEEQAEIKQKLEQFIEQWTAHGANLKASFEMRYRRFIILALDQKLNAATGCSIDESVRFIQQLEQEYKVDLLDKMNVSYKQGEFVAYKTLTDFRKMAKDKAVSPKTIVFNNLVNNKAEYLSDWEVPASESWHKRFLN from the coding sequence ATGTTTGTCCCATTTGATACTTTACCTGAGAGTTCCCGCGTTTGGATTTATCAGGCAAATCGCTCTTTTACAGAAGAAGAGCAAGCTGAAATTAAACAAAAACTTGAACAATTCATAGAGCAGTGGACAGCCCATGGCGCAAACCTTAAAGCTTCATTTGAAATGCGTTACAGGCGGTTCATCATCCTGGCGCTCGATCAGAAACTGAACGCTGCTACCGGATGTTCCATAGATGAGTCGGTGCGGTTTATTCAGCAGCTGGAGCAGGAGTACAAGGTCGATCTGCTCGATAAGATGAATGTTTCCTATAAGCAGGGAGAGTTTGTGGCTTATAAAACGCTTACCGACTTCCGAAAAATGGCAAAAGATAAAGCCGTTTCTCCAAAAACCATTGTCTTTAACAATCTTGTAAATAACAAAGCCGAATATCTTTCAGACTGGGAAGTGCCTGCATCTGAAAGCTGGCACAAGCGCTTTCTTAATTAA
- a CDS encoding IS3 family transposase, protein MRKRERRKTQIIQELRQEHALEKLLKHAGMARSTFYYHLKAGKNDKYETLREEIKSVYDFHKGRYGYRRINLDLRRKGYVINHKTVFRLMQELGISSLIRVKKYSSYRGSEGKIAANLLKQNFKADRPNLKWATDVTEFKVKDKKLYLSPVIDLFNGEVLSFTISEKPNFKQVMDMINKCSKQKKPGLILHSDQGWQYQMKQYQNTLKEKNITQSMSRKGNCLDNAIAENFFGTLKSELYYLNQYTSVEQLKRDITEYIQYYNYDRIRLNLKGMSPIQYRAHIEKSN, encoded by the coding sequence ATCAGAAAAAGAGAAAGAAGAAAAACGCAAATCATCCAGGAATTAAGGCAAGAGCATGCATTAGAAAAGCTACTAAAGCATGCAGGGATGGCACGAAGCACTTTCTATTATCATTTAAAAGCCGGTAAGAATGATAAATACGAAACATTACGTGAGGAGATTAAATCTGTTTATGACTTCCACAAAGGTCGTTACGGGTATAGGAGAATCAACTTGGATCTCAGGAGGAAAGGCTATGTAATTAATCATAAGACTGTCTTTAGGCTTATGCAGGAGCTCGGGATAAGTAGCCTGATAAGGGTCAAAAAATACTCATCCTATAGAGGCTCCGAGGGGAAAATAGCGGCTAATTTACTAAAGCAAAATTTTAAAGCTGATAGGCCTAATTTGAAGTGGGCAACTGACGTCACAGAGTTTAAAGTCAAGGACAAAAAGCTCTATTTATCGCCTGTTATAGATCTCTTTAATGGAGAAGTGCTGAGTTTTACAATCTCCGAAAAACCTAATTTTAAACAGGTAATGGATATGATTAATAAGTGCAGCAAACAGAAGAAACCAGGGCTTATCCTTCATTCTGATCAAGGTTGGCAGTATCAAATGAAGCAATACCAAAATACCCTAAAGGAAAAGAACATCACACAAAGTATGTCCAGAAAAGGAAACTGCTTAGACAACGCTATAGCAGAAAACTTCTTTGGAACATTAAAATCTGAGCTGTATTATCTAAACCAATACACCTCTGTCGAGCAATTAAAACGCGATATAACAGAATACATACAATATTATAATTATGACAGGATAAGACTCAACCTAAAAGGAATGAGCCCGATACAATATCGAGCTCATATAGAAAAATCAAATTAA
- a CDS encoding helix-turn-helix domain-containing protein, with protein MSFLECPQKVRHFIGGIFMSRKIKHDYNFKKAVVKEVVNEGLSAYAVSLKYNLGESMVRRWVSFYRAHGSKGLKPIRNKYSPKFKVKVIQKMKENSLSFQQTCVLFKIPSSETLVKWVKVYNEKGREGLSIENRGRIKSMPRKPKKPMTREEQLLDELADLKAENAYLKKLHALVQSEKEKEEKRKSSRN; from the coding sequence ATGTCATTTTTAGAGTGCCCCCAAAAAGTTAGACACTTTATTGGGGGCATTTTTATGAGTAGAAAAATCAAACACGATTACAACTTTAAAAAGGCGGTAGTCAAAGAAGTGGTAAATGAAGGTTTATCAGCCTATGCTGTTAGCTTGAAGTACAACCTGGGTGAATCAATGGTTCGAAGATGGGTTTCCTTTTACAGAGCTCATGGGTCAAAAGGACTGAAGCCAATTAGAAACAAATATTCTCCAAAATTTAAGGTAAAGGTGATACAAAAGATGAAAGAGAATTCTTTATCTTTTCAGCAGACTTGTGTGCTCTTTAAGATTCCTTCTTCGGAAACTTTAGTGAAATGGGTAAAGGTTTATAATGAGAAAGGGCGGGAAGGTTTATCAATAGAAAATAGAGGAAGAATTAAATCTATGCCTAGAAAGCCCAAAAAACCTATGACCAGAGAGGAGCAACTCTTGGATGAGTTAGCTGATCTTAAAGCAGAAAATGCTTACCTAAAAAAGCTTCATGCCTTAGTTCAATCAGAAAAAGAGAAAGAAGAAAAACGCAAATCATCCAGGAATTAA
- a CDS encoding (Fe-S)-binding protein, translated as MAENIKVPTMAEFMAEGKQPEVLFWVGCSGSFDDRAKKITKAFVRLLNKAKVDFAVLGTEESCTGDPAKRAGNEFLYQMQAAGNIEVLNGYEIKKIVTTCPHCFNIIKNEYPGLGGNYEVMHHTTFLKSLLEEGRLTVEGGKFKGKRITFHDPCYLGRGNGIYEAPRDLLRKLEVELVEMKRCKKDAMCCGAGGAQMFKEPEPGKEDVNVARTEQAIDVKPEVIAAGCPFCNTMMTDGVKAKNREDNIAVMDIAEMIATAEDL; from the coding sequence ATGGCAGAAAATATTAAAGTGCCAACAATGGCAGAGTTTATGGCCGAAGGAAAGCAACCGGAAGTCCTTTTTTGGGTAGGTTGTTCCGGAAGCTTTGACGACCGAGCAAAAAAAATAACCAAAGCTTTTGTAAGGCTTCTGAATAAAGCTAAGGTAGATTTCGCTGTTTTGGGAACCGAAGAGAGCTGCACCGGAGATCCTGCCAAACGTGCCGGAAATGAATTTCTTTATCAGATGCAGGCTGCCGGAAATATTGAAGTTTTGAACGGGTATGAGATCAAGAAGATCGTAACCACCTGTCCGCACTGCTTCAATATTATCAAGAATGAATACCCGGGCCTTGGAGGTAATTATGAAGTGATGCACCACACCACTTTTTTAAAGTCTTTGCTGGAAGAAGGCAGGTTAACAGTTGAAGGCGGGAAATTTAAAGGAAAAAGGATCACTTTTCACGACCCTTGTTACCTTGGCCGTGGAAATGGCATTTATGAAGCCCCGCGCGACCTGTTAAGAAAGCTTGAAGTGGAGCTGGTAGAGATGAAGCGGTGTAAAAAAGATGCCATGTGTTGTGGCGCAGGCGGTGCCCAGATGTTCAAGGAACCCGAACCCGGTAAGGAAGACGTAAATGTTGCCCGTACCGAGCAGGCTATAGACGTAAAACCCGAAGTTATTGCCGCAGGTTGCCCTTTCTGCAACACGATGATGACCGATGGGGTAAAAGCCAAGAACAGGGAAGACAATATCGCTGTCATGGATATTGCTGAAATGATCGCTACTGCCGAAGATTTGTAG
- a CDS encoding (Fe-S)-binding protein: MQILAQVAFILALAIGIGIFIRNIRRMIRNINLGREIDRTDNSSKRWKKMVKIALGQYKMVRRPVSGIIHVIVYLGFIIINIEVLEIIIDGIFGTHRVFSVAGAPYSFLIGAFEILAFLVLVGVIIFWIRRNVLNIYRFKARELTEWPKNDANYILYFEMVLMSLFLIMNAADYQLQLNLAPHYAMASGEIAGAFPVSSFLLPLLDGFSDSTLIIIERTAWWLHILGILFFLNYLYYSKHLHILLAFPNVYFSKLKPKAEFDNIDAVTKEVQLMMDPNADPFAAPAEAEGAEEEGEPEKFGASDVFDLNRVQLLNAYTCTECGRCTDQCPANNTGKLLSPRKIMMDTRDRLEAVGENINKNGKFVDDGKQLLDDHITREELWACTTCQMCIEACPVGIDPLSIIVEMRRYLMMEQSAGPADLNNAMGNIENNGAPWPYNQMDRLNWATEN; this comes from the coding sequence ATGCAGATCCTTGCACAAGTCGCCTTTATCCTTGCTCTTGCAATTGGGATAGGTATTTTTATTCGCAATATCCGGAGGATGATCCGGAATATCAACCTGGGTCGCGAGATCGACAGAACCGATAATTCTTCTAAAAGATGGAAGAAAATGGTCAAAATTGCCCTGGGCCAGTACAAAATGGTGCGCCGCCCGGTTTCGGGTATCATTCACGTGATCGTATACCTGGGCTTTATCATTATTAACATTGAAGTCCTTGAAATTATCATTGACGGGATCTTTGGCACACATCGCGTATTTTCTGTGGCCGGGGCTCCCTACAGTTTTTTGATAGGTGCTTTTGAAATTCTTGCTTTCCTGGTCCTTGTGGGGGTGATTATCTTCTGGATAAGAAGGAATGTTCTCAATATCTACAGGTTCAAAGCCAGGGAACTTACCGAATGGCCTAAGAATGACGCCAATTACATCCTCTACTTTGAGATGGTGCTCATGTCTCTGTTTTTAATCATGAATGCGGCCGACTATCAATTGCAGTTAAACCTCGCGCCTCATTACGCCATGGCAAGTGGCGAAATTGCCGGGGCTTTTCCTGTAAGCAGTTTTTTACTGCCACTGCTTGACGGCTTTAGTGACTCTACCCTTATCATTATTGAAAGAACAGCCTGGTGGTTGCACATTCTGGGGATTCTCTTCTTCCTTAACTACCTGTATTATTCCAAGCACCTGCACATCTTACTGGCATTTCCAAATGTCTATTTTTCCAAGCTTAAACCGAAAGCTGAATTTGACAATATAGATGCGGTGACTAAAGAAGTGCAGCTGATGATGGACCCCAATGCCGATCCTTTTGCAGCTCCGGCTGAAGCTGAAGGTGCCGAAGAAGAAGGGGAGCCTGAAAAATTTGGAGCTTCAGATGTTTTTGACCTCAACAGGGTGCAGTTGTTAAACGCATACACCTGTACCGAATGTGGCCGCTGTACAGATCAATGCCCTGCAAATAACACCGGAAAACTGCTTTCTCCCAGAAAGATCATGATGGATACCCGCGACAGGCTTGAGGCTGTTGGTGAAAACATCAATAAGAACGGGAAATTTGTAGATGACGGGAAGCAACTTCTTGACGATCATATTACAAGAGAGGAGCTATGGGCCTGTACTACCTGCCAGATGTGTATAGAAGCCTGCCCCGTGGGGATTGATCCGCTTTCTATCATTGTCGAAATGAGAAGGTACCTCATGATGGAGCAGAGCGCAGGCCCGGCAGACCTGAACAATGCCATGGGGAATATTGAAAACAACGGCGCGCCCTGGCCTTACAACCAGATGGATCGTTTAAACTGGGCAACAGAAAATTAA